The Jiangella sp. DSM 45060 genome contains the following window.
CGGGCAGATCGAGTCCGAGGCCAACTCGGCCGGCGTCGAGGGCGAGGACGAGGGCGTCTTCTCCCGGGCGTTCGGCACCATCGCCAGCATCGGCGGCGCGGGCGCCGAGTTCGACGTCCCGTACCTGGTCGAGCAGGTCGCGCTGCCGGAGGAGGCCGAGTCGGCGACGTACGGCCTGCACGAGCTCGAGGTCCCGATCCTCGGCAACCTCGACGCGATCTCCGGCGAGGTCAAGGCCAACTGGAACGACGACCTCGTCACCGAGGGCGGCGAGGGCGGCGTGCTGACGTCGCTGTACTCCGGCGTCGGCGAGGTCGACCTGATCGACGTCGCGGACCTGGGCGCGGTGACGGAGCTGCTGCCGATCGAGCTGCCGGCCGGCAGCCCGGTCGTCACGGTCGGCGCCGGCCAGCTGCTGCAGGAGACCGGCACCTTCCCGAAGGAGGACGGTTCCCTGGGTGCGTACGCCGAGGTCAGCGGCCGGTTCGCCGACCTGAGCGTGCTGGGTGGTGCGGCCAACGGCGGCATCTCGCTCGGCTTCGCGGGCTCCGACGACGGCGAGACGCCGAACGCGTGGGGCCGGCTGGAGGCGACCGGCGAGCCGGGCGGCGCGGCGTTCGACTACGAGCTGCCGGCCCTCGAGCTGCACGTCGGCGACAACGACGTCGTCCACGTCGAGCCGGGCTTCGACGAGACGTTCGACCTGGGCGGCCTGTCGGTGAACCTGAACTTCGCCGACTACCGCGACTCCGACACCGTCCTCGCCGAGGACGGCACGGTCGCGTCCGCGTCGGGCGGCGGCCTGTCGGTGCGCGTGACGGTCAGCGTCCCGGTGCCGGTCGTCGGCGACGTCGAGGTGGCCAGCGCCGAGGTCGGCCTGCTGAGCTTCCCCGAGCTGAGCGTCGAGGTGCCGCAGGGCGGCATCACCGGCGGCGCCGCCGCGGAGGCCGCGCGCTCGCTGTGAGACCTGGCACGGCGGCTCCACCCGTCGCCGTGACTGGAGAATGAGAATGACCTCGTGGGTCCGGTCCCTTCGTGAGAGGGCGGCCGGGCCCACGAGTCCGTCTGCGGCAGAATGCGGCGGATGACGACGCTGCTGCTGGTCCACGGCGGGCTCTGGGAAGCGGGCATGGACGCCGACGCGTTCTGGCGGCGCCCCGGCGTCGTCGATGCGCTGGAGGACCGCGGGTTCGACGTCCTCGCGCCGGACCGGCCGGTGCACGCGGCGTCCTGGGCGGACGAGGCGGAGCACCTGGCCCGGGCGCTGCCGACGGGCCCATGCACCGTCGTCGCCGGGTCGAACGGCTGCTCAGCGGCGGTGCGGCTGGCGCTGGCCCGTCCGGACGCGGTCGCCCGGCTGCTGCTCGCCTGGCCCGCGACGGCGGGCGATCCCGCCGTCGACGCCCGGACGGCGGCCGCCCTCACGGCGTCGGGCGCCGCGCCGGAGGTCGTCGCGGGGCTGCTGGCCGGCGACACGCTGCGCGGCGTGACCGACGCCGCGCTCGCCGGGCTGACGGCGCCGCTCGGGTTGCTGCCGGCCGAGCCGGAGAACCCGTTCCACCAGCGGCGGACGGTGGACGCGCTGGCAGGACTGGTTCCGGGCGCGACCGTGCTGCCCGGGTGCACCGAGCCGCCCCGCCCGGACTTCGCCGCCGACCTCGGCCGGTGCGCCGACGCGATGGCGGCGTTCGCCCGCTGACGCGCCTGGCGCCGGGGTGGGCTGACGTGGTGGCGGTTGTTCGCGCGGAGTGCGGTCCCCGCCCGGCTGGGAGGGCTTCCCACCCTACGGGCGGGCACTGACAGTCGCCGTTCGACGGTGACGTCCCGCTGGGTGGTGGAGTTCTTCGACCACTGTGCGGGGTCAGTGTGCTGATCATGCCGTCATGAGTTCGGGTTTGGCCACCTCCTTGTTGGTTGCCGGCGCGTTGAGCAGGGCCATGGAGGTTTCGGAGAGGTAGCGGCGTTCGGCGGTGACTTGCCATTCGTCGTGGGCCTCCACGAGGACCGATCCGGCCAGGCGGAGCAGGGCGGCGGGGTTGGGGAACACTCCGACGACGTCGGTGCGGCGTTTGACCTCCTTGTTCAGCCGTTCCAGCGGGTTGGTGGACCAGATCTTCTTCCAGTGGCTGATCGGGAACGTGGTGAACGCGAGGAGATCGTCCTTGGCGTCGCGCAGCATCTGTTCGACCTTGGGTAGTTGCCGGCCGAGCATGGTGGCGATGACGTCGAACTGCTCGTGCACGTGCTCGGCGTCGGGCTGGGCGAAGATCGTGCGGATCGCCGCGGCCACCATCTCGGCGTTGCCCTTGGGGACCTGGGCGAGCACGTTGCGTAGGAAGTGCACCCGGCAGCGCTGCCAGGCCGCGCCGATCAGCACCGAGGCGATGGCGTGCTTGAGGCCGGTGTGGGCGTCGGAGATGACCAGCTGGACACCGCCCAGCCCGCGGGCCTTCAACGAGCGCAGGAACGCGGTCCAGAACGCGCCGTCCTCGCTGTCGCCGACGTCGAACCCGAGCACCTCGCGCCGCCCGTCGGCGGTGACGCCGGTAGCGATGACCACCGCCTGGGACACCACGCGGCGGTTCACCCGGGCCTTGCAGTAGGTCGCGTCGAGGAACACGTACGGATAGGTCGTCTCGCCCAGCGACCGGTCCCGGAACGCACCCACTTCTTCGTCGAGATCGGCGCAGATCCGCGACACCTCCGACTTGGAGATCCCGCTGTCCGCGCCCAGCGCCTTGACCAGGTCATCGACCTTGCGGGTCGACACCCCATGCAGATACGCCTCCATGATCACCGCGAACAGGGCCTGGTCCACCCGCCGGCGCCGCTCCAACAGCGACGGGAAGAACGACCCCGTGCGCAGCTTCGGGATCCGCAACTCCAGATCCCCCGCGGTCGTGGTCAGGACCCTGGGTCGCGAGCCGTTGCGCTGCGCGGTCCGCTCCGCGCTGCGCTCCCACGGGCCAGCACCGATCACCGCCGTCGCCTCGGCATCGATCAACGCCTGATACATCCCCTGCGCCGCGGTACGGACCCGATCATCCACATCAGCGGCCCGCATCACCTCGAGCACCTCAAGTAGGGCAGCATGGTCCAAGGCCATCGTGCGTCGTGTCCTTCCGTGAGTTCCATCGCTAGGTCTCACTGACCGTCGCACGATGGCCGCCCAACACCACCGTCGACACGACGACGCTCAAGCGGGCCACGAACTCCACCACTCCACGGGACGCCACCCGTTCGACCAGCGCCAGGGCGGCCGGAGGCGCGAGGCGAGGGGCGGCGACGGGTGGTGGCGCGTGGGCCACCCGAACGACGGCGTGCGCTGAAGTGCTGGCGGCGGTTCGCGCTGAGTGCGGTCCCCGCCCGGCTGGGAGGGCTTCCCACCCTATGGGCGGGCACTGACAGTCGCGGTTCGCGTGGCGCCCGGACGGCCGGCGGCGCGAGGTGGCGGGCGGTGACGGCGCGGCCCGCTGTTCGCGCGGTGTTCGGTCCCCGCCCGGCTGGGAGGGCTTCCCACCCTATGGGCGGGCGCTGACAGTCGCGGTTCGCGTGGCGCCTGGACGGCCGGCGGCGCGAGGTGGCGGGCGGTGACGGCGCGGCCCGCTGTTCGCGCGGTGTTCGGTTCCCGCCCGGCTGGGAGGGCTTCCCACCCTATGGGCGGGCGCTGACAGTCGCGGTTCGCGTGGCGCCTGGACGGCCGGCGGCGCGAGGTGGCGGGCGGTGACGGCGCGGCCCGCTGTTCGCGCGGAGTGCGGTTCCCGCCCGGCTGGGAGGGCTTCCCACCCTATGGGCGGGCGCTGACAGTCGCGGTTCGCGTGGCGCCTGGACGGCCGGCGGCGCGAGGTGGCGGGCGGTGACGGCACGGCCCGCTGTTCGCGCGGTGTTCGGTCCCCGCCCGGCTGGGAGGGCTTCCCACCCTACGGGCGGGCACTGACAGTCGCCGTTCGGCAGGCGCCGGGAGCGGCGGGCGGCGACCCGACGCGACCGCGCGTCAGACGTAGCGTTCGAGGATGCTGGACTCGGCCAGCCGGGACAGTCCCTCGCGGACGCTGCGGGCGCGGGACTCGCCCACGCCCTCGACGGCTTGGAGGTCGTCGACGCTGGCGGCGAGCAGTTTCTGCAGGCCGCCGAAGTGCTCGACCAGGCGGTCGATGACGCTGTCGGGGAGCCGCGGCACGCGCGCCAGCAGCCGGAACCCGCGTGGGCTCACCGCGGCGTCGAGCTGCTCGCCACCGCCGGGGAAGCCGAGCGCCCGGGCCACCGCGCCGAGGTCGAGCAGCTCGGTGCCGGACAGGGTGTCGAGCGCGCTGATGGCCTCGCCGAGGCTGCGCTTGCGGCGTCCGGACGGTGCCGGCAGGTAGTCGCGGATGACCAGCTCGCGGTCGGAGTCGACGCCGGCGACCAGTTCGTCGAGCTGCAGGCTGAGCAGCCGGCCGTCGGTGCCCAACTCGACGACGTAGCCGTCGATCTCGACCGAGATGCGCCGCACCATCTCGAGTCGCTGCGCCACCGAGACGACGTCGCGGACGGTGACGAGGTCCTCGATCTCCAGCGCCGACAGCGTGCCGGACACTTCGTCGAGGCGCAGCTTGTACCGCTCGAGCGTGGCCGGCGCCTGGTTGGCGCGCGACAGGATCTGCCCGGCGTCCTCGAGCACGTAACGGATGTCGTCGACGTAGATGGCGACGATGCGCATGGACTGGCTGACCGAGATGACCGGGAAGCCGGTCTGCTTGGCCACCCGCTCCGCGGTGCGGTGCCGGGTGCCGGACTCCGTCGTCGGGATGGACGGGTCGGGCACCAGCTGGGTGGCGCACTTGAGGATCTTCGTGCAGTCGCGGTCGACGACGATGGCGCCGTCCATCTTCGCCAGCTCGCGCAGCCGGGTGGCGCTGAACTCGACGTCGAGGCTGAAACCGCCGGTGGACATGGCCTCGATGGTCTTGTCGTAGCCGAGCACGACCAGGGCGCCGGTGCGGCCGCGCAGGATGCGCTCGAGGCCCTCGCGCAGGTTGGTGCCGGGCGCGACGGCTGCGAGAGCCAGGCGCAGTTTCGCGTCGGCGCCGGCTCGATCGATGCCTTGCACGTGACCCCTGTCGTGACCCGGACGGCTTGTCGTGATGAACAGTGTACGGTCGCGCGGCGCCGGCCCGGGGAGGGTGCGGCAACGACGCTGGATAGAACAGTCTAGGGCGTGATGTGCCGGTGCGCGGCGACGTTCACGTCAATACCACGCAACGATTCAGGTGCGCTGGGGCGAATCCGCAGCCAACCGGGCATCGCGGCCCGTCGCCGCCAGCGCCTGCCCGACGTCGGTGACCTCGACGACGCGGATGCCGCCGGGCACCGGGCCGGGGTCGGCGGGCACCAGGGCTGTGGTGAATCCCATGCGCTCGGCCTCGGCCAGCCGGCGGTTCAGGCCGGACACACGGCGGATCTCGCCGGCCAGCCCGACCTCGCCGAGCGCCGTGAGCCCGGCCGGCAACGGCGTGCCGATGGCGGCGCTGGCGACGGCGAGCAGCAGCGCGAGGTCGGTGGACGGCTCGGACAGCTTCGCGCCGCCGACGGTGGACGTGTAGACGTCGCTGTTGCTGAGCTTCACCTGGCCACGGCGCTCCAGGACGGCCAGCACCATGGCCACCCGGGAGGAGTCGAGCCCGCTGTTCGCCCGCCGGGGCGAGGCCAGCGCCGACGTGGCCACCAGTGCCTGCACCTCGCCCAGCAGCGGCCGCCGGCCCTCCAGCGTCACCGTGATGCAGGTGCCGGGGACGGGCGTGGCGTGCCGGCTCAGGAACAGCCCGGTGGGGTCGGCCAGCGACGAGATGCCGGTGTCGGTGAGGTCGAAGCAGCCGACCTCGTCGGCCGGGCCGAACCGGTTCTTCACCGTGCGCACCAGCCGCAGCCGCGAGTGCCGGTCGCCCTCGAACTGCAGCACGACGTCGACCAGGTGCTCCAGCACCCGCGGCCCCGCGATGCTGCCGTCCTTGGTGACATGGCCGACCAGGATCGTCGCGATGCCGCGGTCCTTCGCCACCCGGATCAGCGACGCCGCCACCTCGCGGACCTGCGTGACGCCGCCCGCCGCACCGTCGACGGCCGGGCTGGACACCGTCTGCACCGAGTCGAGCACCAGCAGCGTCGGCTGCACCTCGTCGATGTGCCCGAGCACGGCTGACAGGTCGGTCTCGGCGGCCAGGTACAGGTGGTCGGCGACCGCGCCGATGCGCTCGGCCCGCAGCCGCACCTGCGCCGCGGACTCCTCGCCGGTGACGTAGAGCGCCTGGCCCGCCTCGTGCGCCCACCGCGCCGTGACGTCGAGCAGCAGCGTCGACTTGCCGACACCCGGCTCGCCGGCCAGCAGGATGACGGCGCCCTGGACCAGCCCGCCGCCCAGCGCGCGGTCGAACTCGCCGACGCCGGTGGGCCGGGACCGGGCCGCCTCGATGGCGACGGAGCCGATGGGCCGGGCCGCCTCGGTGACCGGGCCGGCCGCCGTGACCCCGGCCTTCGCCGCGCCCGCCTGCTCGACCGTGCCCCACGCCTGGCACTCACCGCACCGGCCGACCCACTTCGCGGTGGTCCAGCCGCACTCGGAGCACCGGAACGCCGGGGCCGTCGCTTTCGCCTTCGCCATGTGATGAA
Protein-coding sequences here:
- a CDS encoding alpha/beta fold hydrolase, which translates into the protein MTTLLLVHGGLWEAGMDADAFWRRPGVVDALEDRGFDVLAPDRPVHAASWADEAEHLARALPTGPCTVVAGSNGCSAAVRLALARPDAVARLLLAWPATAGDPAVDARTAAALTASGAAPEVVAGLLAGDTLRGVTDAALAGLTAPLGLLPAEPENPFHQRRTVDALAGLVPGATVLPGCTEPPRPDFAADLGRCADAMAAFAR
- a CDS encoding IS256 family transposase, with product MALDHAALLEVLEVMRAADVDDRVRTAAQGMYQALIDAEATAVIGAGPWERSAERTAQRNGSRPRVLTTTAGDLELRIPKLRTGSFFPSLLERRRRVDQALFAVIMEAYLHGVSTRKVDDLVKALGADSGISKSEVSRICADLDEEVGAFRDRSLGETTYPYVFLDATYCKARVNRRVVSQAVVIATGVTADGRREVLGFDVGDSEDGAFWTAFLRSLKARGLGGVQLVISDAHTGLKHAIASVLIGAAWQRCRVHFLRNVLAQVPKGNAEMVAAAIRTIFAQPDAEHVHEQFDVIATMLGRQLPKVEQMLRDAKDDLLAFTTFPISHWKKIWSTNPLERLNKEVKRRTDVVGVFPNPAALLRLAGSVLVEAHDEWQVTAERRYLSETSMALLNAPATNKEVAKPELMTA
- the disA gene encoding DNA integrity scanning diadenylate cyclase DisA — encoded protein: MTTSRPGHDRGHVQGIDRAGADAKLRLALAAVAPGTNLREGLERILRGRTGALVVLGYDKTIEAMSTGGFSLDVEFSATRLRELAKMDGAIVVDRDCTKILKCATQLVPDPSIPTTESGTRHRTAERVAKQTGFPVISVSQSMRIVAIYVDDIRYVLEDAGQILSRANQAPATLERYKLRLDEVSGTLSALEIEDLVTVRDVVSVAQRLEMVRRISVEIDGYVVELGTDGRLLSLQLDELVAGVDSDRELVIRDYLPAPSGRRKRSLGEAISALDTLSGTELLDLGAVARALGFPGGGEQLDAAVSPRGFRLLARVPRLPDSVIDRLVEHFGGLQKLLAASVDDLQAVEGVGESRARSVREGLSRLAESSILERYV
- the radA gene encoding DNA repair protein RadA; amino-acid sequence: MAKAKATAPAFRCSECGWTTAKWVGRCGECQAWGTVEQAGAAKAGVTAAGPVTEAARPIGSVAIEAARSRPTGVGEFDRALGGGLVQGAVILLAGEPGVGKSTLLLDVTARWAHEAGQALYVTGEESAAQVRLRAERIGAVADHLYLAAETDLSAVLGHIDEVQPTLLVLDSVQTVSSPAVDGAAGGVTQVREVAASLIRVAKDRGIATILVGHVTKDGSIAGPRVLEHLVDVVLQFEGDRHSRLRLVRTVKNRFGPADEVGCFDLTDTGISSLADPTGLFLSRHATPVPGTCITVTLEGRRPLLGEVQALVATSALASPRRANSGLDSSRVAMVLAVLERRGQVKLSNSDVYTSTVGGAKLSEPSTDLALLLAVASAAIGTPLPAGLTALGEVGLAGEIRRVSGLNRRLAEAERMGFTTALVPADPGPVPGGIRVVEVTDVGQALAATGRDARLAADSPQRT